A window of Nonomuraea angiospora genomic DNA:
TCACGTCGTCGCGGTCCTGGAACTCCAGATCCAGGGCCTGGCCCGCGATGAGCGAGAGCGTGGCGTCATTGAGCGCGCGGGCGGCCGCCGCGCAGCCGGGGGTGCCCTGTTTCAGCAGCAGTTCCAGGGCCAGGGCGAACAGCGCGTTGCCGCAGAGGATCGCCTGGGCGCGCCCGAAGACCGTCCAGGCGGCCGGATGGTGCCGGCGCACCGGGTCGTCGTCCATGACGTCGTCGTGCAGGAGGGAGAACGCGTGCACCAGCTCCACCGCGGCGGCGGCGGGCAGGCACCGTTCGACGTCCGCTCCCGCGGCCCGGGCCGACAGCACCGCGAGCGTGGGCCGCAGCGCCTTGCCACCGGCCGCGCGGGGCCGGCCGTCGCCGTCGGTCCAGCCGAAGTGGTAGCGGGCGACGCGGGCGATGCGCGGGTCGAGGTGGCCGACGGCCTCGCGCAGCACCGGCTCGACGAGCTCGCGGGCGGCCTCCGCCGGCGGCAGGGTCAGGGTCATGACACGCTCTCCTGATCTCGTACATGGTGTCTGACCAGGCGTGCGGCGTGCAGTCCGCT
This region includes:
- a CDS encoding polyprenyl synthetase family protein, which encodes MTLTLPPAEAARELVEPVLREAVGHLDPRIARVARYHFGWTDGDGRPRAAGGKALRPTLAVLSARAAGADVERCLPAAAAVELVHAFSLLHDDVMDDDPVRRHHPAAWTVFGRAQAILCGNALFALALELLLKQGTPGCAAAARALNDATLSLIAGQALDLEFQDRDDVTREECLLMSRHKTASLLACACSIGVMAAEGPASLAGALEAFGTEAGLAFQLTDDLLGIWGRPEVTGKPVLADLRVRKKSLPVVAALTSGTEAGGRLAGLLARPGELTEADLREAAGLVEQAGGRAWAELEAGRRFDAATRCLDAVDMPADVRAEFLHIARFITSRDH